One genomic region from Plasmodium chabaudi chabaudi strain AS genome assembly, chromosome: 7 encodes:
- a CDS encoding cysteine-rich PDZ-binding protein, putative, translating into MPCEKCEKKLKKLATPDVKNSSNRPTGTNKLLEYRHTKQKFNPKSRKCKKCNSQLHQDGKYCSVCSYKLGKCQLCGKTIADVSSSNMSII; encoded by the exons ATGCCTTGTGAAAAATGCgaaaagaaattaaaaaagttggCAACCCCTGatgttaaaaata GCTCGAATAGACCAACGGGCACTAACAAACTGTTGGAATACCGCCATACCAAACAAAA ATTTAATCCCAAAAGTcgaaaatgtaaaaagtGTAATAGCCAACTTCATCAAGATGGAAAATATTGTTCAGTCTG TTCTTACAAGTTAGGTAAATGCCAGTTGTGTGGCAAAACAATAGCCGACGTTTCGTCAAGCAATATGTCAATAATATAG